A single genomic interval of Rhodopseudomonas palustris harbors:
- a CDS encoding S41 family peptidase, translating into MRKIVVRSLAVLGVVAVPVVSALALQREQTAPADLDLIGGVIQLVQRAYVHPIPSDELTKDALKGLLNRLDPHSDYMDEKEFKDMQTDMSGQFGGLGMQITAQGGIPRIVSPIDGTPAARAKLEPGDLIIKVGTATTQGMSLRNVVDMLRGAPGTKVTITVLRGKDEPFDVTLTREIIRVASVKSEIKPDGVGYIRISQFGADTADGFTAALTKLKSDAKDGGLKGLVIDLRNDPGGLLNAAVSVAGDLLDGGTVVSIRGRQADDQRVFSAPSKGDKLPGVPIVVLINGASASASEIVAGALQDRKRATVMGTTSFGKGSVQTVIPIKGHGAVRLTTALYYTPAGRSIQDEGIVPDVIEEAPKDQQISGGPLIRESALHGAIANPGQLGKSDASATKATPKTGEPTDDKTKSATSAPIKADLIGKPEDAQLNAALALVLKKDAAPK; encoded by the coding sequence ATGCGCAAAATCGTCGTCCGCTCGCTTGCCGTCCTCGGCGTCGTCGCGGTTCCCGTCGTCTCCGCGCTCGCCCTGCAGCGCGAGCAGACCGCCCCGGCCGATCTCGACCTGATCGGCGGCGTGATCCAGCTGGTGCAGCGCGCCTACGTCCATCCGATCCCCTCGGACGAGCTGACCAAGGATGCCCTGAAGGGCCTGCTGAACCGGCTCGATCCGCATTCGGACTACATGGACGAGAAGGAATTCAAGGACATGCAGACCGACATGTCGGGCCAGTTCGGCGGCCTCGGCATGCAGATCACCGCTCAGGGCGGGATTCCGCGGATTGTGTCGCCGATCGACGGCACCCCGGCGGCGCGCGCCAAGCTCGAGCCGGGCGACCTGATCATCAAGGTCGGCACCGCCACCACTCAGGGCATGAGCCTGCGTAACGTCGTCGACATGCTGCGCGGCGCCCCCGGCACCAAGGTCACCATCACGGTTCTGCGCGGCAAGGACGAGCCGTTCGACGTTACCCTGACCCGTGAAATCATCCGCGTCGCTTCGGTGAAGTCGGAGATCAAGCCGGACGGCGTCGGCTACATCCGCATCAGCCAGTTCGGCGCCGACACCGCCGACGGCTTCACCGCTGCGCTCACCAAGCTGAAGAGCGACGCCAAGGACGGCGGCCTCAAGGGGCTGGTGATCGACCTGCGCAACGATCCGGGCGGGCTGCTCAACGCCGCCGTCTCGGTGGCGGGCGACCTGCTCGACGGCGGCACCGTGGTGTCGATCCGCGGCCGCCAGGCCGACGACCAGCGGGTGTTCTCGGCGCCGTCGAAGGGCGACAAGCTGCCGGGCGTGCCGATCGTGGTGCTGATCAACGGCGCCTCGGCGTCGGCGTCGGAGATTGTTGCCGGCGCGCTGCAGGACCGCAAGCGCGCCACCGTGATGGGCACCACCAGCTTCGGCAAGGGCTCGGTGCAAACCGTGATTCCGATCAAGGGTCACGGCGCGGTGCGGCTGACCACGGCGCTGTACTACACGCCGGCCGGCCGCTCGATCCAGGACGAGGGCATCGTGCCGGACGTGATCGAAGAGGCGCCGAAGGATCAGCAGATCAGCGGCGGCCCGCTGATCCGCGAAAGCGCGCTGCACGGCGCGATCGCCAATCCGGGCCAGCTCGGCAAGTCGGACGCCAGCGCCACCAAGGCGACGCCGAAGACCGGCGAGCCGACCGACGACAAGACCAAGTCCGCGACCTCGGCGCCGATCAAGGCGGACCTGATCGGCAAGCCCGAAGACGCCCAGCTCAACGCTGCGCTGGCGCTGGTCCTGAAGAAGGACGCGGCGCCGAAGTAA
- a CDS encoding SDR family NAD(P)-dependent oxidoreductase — protein sequence MSTSPEHKRTALVTGANSGLGKAIVTALAADGLRVGLVARDRGRGEAALADVRAATGNQDLHLFVADLADHVSVRALAQAVRNRFDRLHLLINNAGTAFPERRLSPQGIERAFAINHLGPFLLTNLLLDLIKASAPARIVNVGTRIDAAIDFDDLNWDKRPYGMMKGYAQSKLGNLHFTFELARRLEGSGVTVNCVFPGVFKSNLGGTDGAQGLFWKLLAKLGGWAIPKPESAAQRVLYLANAPELEGVSGQYYANRKTIPAPAQALDAEANRRLWEISERMTGLTQSQTVGDQAAT from the coding sequence ATGAGCACGAGCCCCGAACACAAACGCACCGCGCTGGTCACCGGCGCCAATTCCGGCCTCGGCAAGGCCATCGTCACCGCGCTGGCGGCGGACGGCCTGCGTGTCGGCCTGGTGGCGCGCGACCGCGGCCGCGGCGAGGCAGCGCTCGCCGATGTTCGCGCCGCCACCGGCAATCAAGACCTGCACCTATTCGTCGCCGATCTCGCCGATCATGTCTCTGTCCGCGCCCTGGCGCAGGCGGTGCGCAACCGTTTTGATCGGCTGCATCTGCTCATCAACAACGCCGGCACCGCCTTCCCGGAGCGGCGGCTGAGCCCGCAGGGGATCGAGCGCGCCTTCGCGATCAATCACCTCGGCCCGTTCCTGCTCACCAATCTGCTGCTCGATCTGATCAAAGCCAGCGCGCCGGCACGGATCGTCAATGTCGGCACCCGCATCGACGCGGCGATCGATTTCGACGACCTCAACTGGGACAAGCGCCCTTACGGCATGATGAAGGGCTACGCCCAGTCCAAGCTCGGCAATCTGCACTTCACCTTCGAACTGGCGCGCCGGCTTGAAGGCAGCGGCGTCACCGTGAACTGCGTCTTCCCCGGCGTGTTCAAGTCCAATCTCGGCGGCACCGACGGCGCCCAGGGTCTGTTCTGGAAACTGCTGGCCAAGCTCGGCGGCTGGGCGATCCCGAAACCGGAAAGCGCGGCGCAGCGGGTGCTGTATCTGGCGAACGCACCGGAGCTGGAGGGTGTCAGTGGCCAGTACTACGCGAACCGCAAGACGATCCCGGCACCGGCTCAGGCACTCGATGCGGAAGCGAACAGGCGACTGTGGGAGATCAGCGAGAGGATGACGGGACTGACACAGTCGCAGACCGTCGGCGACCAGGCGGCAACTTGA
- the chrA gene encoding chromate efflux transporter: protein MIAQPKPLTTQQPRSGTPREVLGVFFKLGLTCFGGPIAHLGYFRDEFVVRRGWLDEQSYGDLVGLCQFLPGPASSQVGFAIGLLRAGYLGALAAWTGFTLPSALALVLFAYGAAALDGAVGTGLLHGLKLTAVAIVAQAVWGMSRQLCPDRERATIAVAAALIVLLSAMPIAQLGAIALGGMAGMLWCRSDALQHFGDVGARVSRSVGVAALLGFVMLLLGLPLLAQWSGSSIVAAFDAFYRSGALVFGGGHVVLPLLRDAFVGPGWVSDDAFLAGYGAAQAVPGPLFSFAAYLGAIAAPAPGLVGAAIGLVGIFLPGFLILLGVLPFWHGLRHYPAAQAMMRGVNAAVVGLLGAALYSPVWTSTIRSTADVAVALIGFALLTIWRVPPLIVVAFSAAAGIAGALFG from the coding sequence TTGATCGCGCAGCCCAAGCCATTGACCACCCAGCAGCCACGCAGCGGCACGCCACGCGAAGTGCTGGGAGTGTTCTTCAAACTCGGGCTGACCTGTTTCGGCGGTCCGATCGCGCATCTCGGATACTTCCGCGACGAATTCGTGGTCCGGCGAGGCTGGCTGGACGAGCAGAGTTACGGTGATCTCGTCGGGCTGTGCCAATTCCTGCCCGGCCCCGCCAGCAGCCAGGTCGGGTTCGCGATCGGCCTGCTACGCGCCGGCTATCTCGGCGCGCTCGCCGCCTGGACCGGCTTCACGCTGCCGTCGGCGCTCGCGCTGGTGCTGTTCGCCTATGGCGCAGCGGCGCTCGACGGTGCGGTCGGCACCGGCCTGCTGCACGGGCTGAAGCTGACAGCGGTGGCGATCGTCGCCCAGGCGGTGTGGGGGATGTCGCGGCAGCTCTGCCCGGATCGCGAGCGCGCCACGATCGCGGTGGCGGCGGCGCTGATCGTGCTCCTCAGCGCAATGCCGATCGCTCAGCTCGGCGCGATCGCGCTCGGCGGGATGGCCGGGATGTTGTGGTGCCGAAGCGACGCGCTGCAGCACTTCGGCGACGTCGGCGCGCGCGTCTCGCGATCGGTCGGTGTCGCCGCGCTGCTCGGCTTCGTGATGCTGTTGCTCGGCCTGCCGCTCCTCGCTCAATGGAGCGGGTCGTCGATCGTCGCGGCGTTCGATGCGTTCTATCGCTCGGGCGCGCTGGTGTTCGGCGGCGGCCATGTGGTGCTGCCGCTGCTCCGCGATGCGTTCGTCGGGCCGGGATGGGTGAGCGACGACGCGTTCCTCGCCGGCTACGGCGCGGCGCAGGCCGTACCGGGACCGCTGTTCAGCTTCGCTGCCTATCTGGGAGCGATCGCTGCACCGGCGCCCGGGCTGGTCGGCGCGGCGATCGGTCTTGTCGGTATCTTCCTGCCCGGATTCCTGATCCTGCTCGGCGTCCTGCCGTTCTGGCATGGGCTGCGCCACTATCCGGCCGCGCAGGCGATGATGCGCGGCGTCAACGCCGCCGTGGTCGGCCTGCTCGGCGCCGCACTGTACAGCCCGGTGTGGACCAGCACGATCCGCAGCACGGCCGACGTCGCGGTCGCGCTGATCGGCTTCGCGTTGCTGACGATCTGGCGCGTCCCACCGCTGATTGTCGTCGCCTTCAGCGCGGCGGCGGGAATCGCCGGCGCACTGTTCGGCTAA
- a CDS encoding TetR/AcrR family transcriptional regulator, whose product MQPRSHETSRAIRDAFVRLLDEKPFSEVTIREIVLVAGVGLGTFYEYFSSKDELARACVHLRTKDLLLALRRRRTALGSYDLATGVTAAITAQAEIYAQAPREWMQHFMLERHKSERSHYLEAYDLFLKEWQALLEGASDWPAGRSAAEAALPVFSLMYGMFAHALIRGMPPAEFAVYRHQLVRAALGCLTAMVPPEASAGAMEPGGRRRA is encoded by the coding sequence GTGCAGCCGCGCTCGCACGAGACCTCGCGGGCGATCCGCGACGCATTTGTTCGGCTTCTCGACGAAAAGCCGTTCTCCGAAGTCACGATCCGCGAGATCGTGCTGGTGGCCGGCGTCGGGCTCGGCACCTTCTACGAATATTTCTCCAGCAAGGACGAACTGGCACGCGCCTGCGTGCATCTGCGGACCAAGGATCTGCTGCTGGCGCTGCGCCGCCGCCGCACCGCGCTCGGCAGCTACGATCTCGCCACCGGCGTCACGGCGGCGATCACGGCGCAGGCCGAAATCTATGCCCAGGCGCCGCGGGAATGGATGCAGCATTTCATGCTGGAGCGGCACAAGAGCGAGCGCAGCCACTATCTCGAAGCCTACGACCTGTTCCTGAAGGAGTGGCAGGCGTTGCTCGAAGGCGCCTCGGATTGGCCCGCCGGCCGCTCCGCCGCCGAAGCAGCGTTGCCGGTTTTCAGCTTGATGTACGGAATGTTCGCCCACGCTTTGATCCGCGGCATGCCGCCCGCCGAATTTGCGGTGTACCGCCACCAGCTGGTGCGGGCGGCGCTCGGCTGCCTGACGGCGATGGTGCCGCCAGAAGCGAGCGCCGGCGCAATGGAACCCGGCGGCCGTCGCCGCGCTTGA
- a CDS encoding isovaleryl-CoA dehydrogenase codes for MLNAAIADSYGAVTHEVINQPVELADYNLFSADRPLVEAVTREGAEWAANDIADFGARIGTAEYLELGALANRHLPEFDTHDRYGRRTDLVRFHPAYHRLMQTSIENGLHSSPWTDPRKGAHVARAARFYLHSQIEAGHGCPISMTFAAVPCISLQPDVAKVWLPKVLARSYDARNVPAEQKQGITIGMAMTEKQGGSDVRANTTRAIPIGAGGPGGEYELVGHKFFVSAPMCDAFLVLAQAPGGLSCFLVPRWKPDGAKNPLQVLRLKKKMGNASNASSETELRGAFGWMIGPEGRGVATIIEMVAMTRFDCMIGSSAIMRAALSQAIDHCRQRAAFGRLLIEQPIMQNVLADLAIETEAALALTMRIARALDHRTEEHEAHLIRIGSAIGKYWICKRTPGLTAEAMECIGGSGVMEDGPMPRHFRESPVNAIWEGSGNVQCLDVLRAMTRAPETLQAYFAEVEQAKGADVAFDRHIAALKDDMRDASDFEERARDLVDRLAVGLQASVLIRHAPDEVAEAYCASRLAQRGAHHYGALPKGVNFAAIIDRARPR; via the coding sequence ATGCTCAACGCCGCCATCGCCGACAGCTACGGCGCCGTCACCCATGAGGTGATCAACCAGCCGGTCGAACTCGCCGACTACAATCTGTTCAGCGCCGACCGGCCGCTGGTCGAGGCGGTGACGCGCGAGGGCGCCGAATGGGCCGCCAACGACATTGCCGATTTCGGCGCCCGGATCGGCACCGCCGAGTATCTCGAACTCGGCGCGCTCGCCAACCGGCATCTGCCGGAATTCGACACCCATGATCGCTACGGCCGCCGCACCGACCTGGTGCGCTTCCATCCGGCCTATCACCGGCTGATGCAGACCTCGATCGAGAACGGGCTGCACTCTTCGCCGTGGACCGATCCGCGCAAGGGCGCGCACGTTGCCCGCGCCGCGCGGTTCTATCTGCACAGCCAGATCGAGGCCGGCCACGGCTGCCCGATCAGCATGACGTTCGCGGCGGTGCCGTGCATCAGCCTGCAGCCGGACGTCGCCAAGGTGTGGCTTCCGAAGGTCCTGGCGCGCAGCTACGACGCGCGCAACGTGCCGGCCGAGCAGAAGCAGGGCATTACCATCGGCATGGCGATGACCGAGAAACAGGGCGGCTCGGATGTCCGGGCCAATACCACCCGGGCGATTCCGATTGGTGCCGGCGGGCCGGGTGGCGAGTACGAACTGGTCGGCCACAAGTTCTTCGTCTCGGCGCCGATGTGCGATGCCTTCCTGGTGCTGGCGCAGGCGCCGGGCGGACTGTCGTGCTTCCTGGTGCCGCGCTGGAAGCCGGACGGCGCCAAGAACCCGCTGCAGGTGCTGCGGCTGAAGAAGAAGATGGGCAACGCCTCGAACGCCTCGAGCGAGACCGAGCTGCGCGGCGCGTTCGGCTGGATGATCGGGCCCGAAGGCCGCGGCGTTGCCACCATCATCGAGATGGTGGCGATGACAAGGTTCGACTGCATGATCGGCTCGTCCGCGATCATGCGCGCGGCGCTGTCGCAGGCGATCGATCATTGCCGCCAGCGTGCCGCGTTCGGCCGGCTGCTGATCGAGCAGCCGATCATGCAGAACGTGCTGGCGGATCTCGCGATCGAAACCGAAGCGGCGCTGGCGCTGACGATGCGGATCGCCCGGGCGCTCGACCATCGCACCGAGGAACATGAGGCGCATCTGATCCGGATCGGATCGGCGATCGGCAAGTACTGGATCTGCAAGCGCACGCCCGGTCTCACCGCCGAGGCGATGGAGTGCATCGGCGGCTCCGGCGTGATGGAAGACGGGCCGATGCCGCGTCACTTCCGCGAAAGCCCGGTCAATGCGATCTGGGAAGGCTCGGGCAACGTGCAGTGCCTCGACGTGCTGCGGGCGATGACGCGCGCGCCGGAAACGCTGCAGGCGTATTTCGCCGAGGTCGAGCAGGCCAAGGGCGCCGACGTGGCGTTCGATCGCCACATCGCCGCGCTGAAGGACGACATGCGTGATGCGTCCGACTTCGAGGAGCGTGCCCGCGACCTGGTCGATCGTTTGGCCGTCGGGCTGCAGGCCAGCGTGCTGATCCGGCATGCGCCTGACGAGGTCGCGGAGGCATACTGCGCCTCGCGGCTGGCGCAGCGCGGCGCGCATCATTACGGCGCGCTGCCCAAGGGCGTGAACTTCGCCGCGATCATCGACCGCGCCCGGCCGCGGTAA
- a CDS encoding Tex family protein, with translation MPNIASVIASELAVREQQVQAAIDLLDGGSTVPFIARYRKEATGMLDDTQLRTLEERLRYLREMEARRTAIIDSIKQQGKMTPELEAALLKADSKARLEDIYLPFKEKRRTKAQIAREAGLEPLADLLLQNPDRDPQAEAAAYVKAEGEHPVADVKAALEGARAILVERFSEHADLTGSLREAMWSRGALKAGVRDGKKTVGAKFADYFDFSEPYEKLPSHRILALLRGEKEEVLSLDFGDGEDPESKEPTQYENRIAATFGIARKGRPADGFLSDCVRWAWRTRIKTALALDMRMRLWQQAETEAVRVFAANLRDLLLAAPAGGRATLGLDPGFRTGVKVAVIDRTGKMVDHATIYPHEPQRQWNESMLTLAQLCVKHRIELVAIGNGTASRETEKLVTDLMKAKPDLKLTKAIVSEAGASVYSASEFASKEFPDLDVSIRGAVSIARRLQDPLGELVKVPPQSIGVGQYQHDLNQHALARALDATVEDCVNAVGVDLNTASAPLLARVSGIGETLATNIVAHRDANGPFPSRDKLKEVPRLGPKAFEQCAGFLRIRDGENPLDASGVHPESYPIVKKILAATKSDIKALIGQTKMLQGLKPQAFADEKFGIPTVSDILKELEKPGRDPRPEFKTATFQEGVEKITDLKPGMILEATITNVAAFGAFADIGVHQDGLIHISAMSERRINDPREVVKPGQVVKVKVLEVDVPRNRIGLTLRMSDPIPAPGERRSGGGGGGASAKLVDRYKPRQEAPSGGGAFAAALAKAAEKGRSKGR, from the coding sequence GTGCCGAACATCGCGTCCGTCATCGCATCCGAACTCGCCGTCCGTGAGCAGCAGGTCCAGGCCGCAATCGACCTGCTCGACGGCGGATCGACCGTGCCGTTCATCGCCCGCTACCGCAAAGAGGCGACCGGTATGCTCGACGACACGCAGCTCCGCACCCTCGAGGAGCGGCTGCGTTACCTTCGCGAGATGGAGGCGCGGCGCACCGCGATCATCGACAGCATCAAGCAGCAGGGCAAGATGACGCCTGAGCTGGAGGCGGCGCTGCTGAAGGCCGACAGCAAGGCGCGGCTCGAAGACATCTATCTGCCGTTCAAGGAGAAGCGGCGCACCAAGGCGCAGATCGCGCGCGAGGCCGGCCTGGAGCCGCTCGCCGACCTGTTGCTGCAGAACCCCGACAGGGATCCGCAGGCCGAGGCGGCGGCCTATGTGAAGGCGGAGGGCGAGCATCCGGTCGCCGACGTCAAGGCGGCGCTCGAAGGCGCGCGCGCCATCCTGGTCGAGCGCTTCTCCGAACACGCCGACCTCACCGGCTCGCTGCGCGAAGCAATGTGGAGCCGCGGCGCGCTGAAGGCCGGCGTGCGCGACGGCAAGAAGACCGTCGGTGCCAAGTTCGCCGATTACTTCGACTTCTCCGAGCCGTACGAGAAGCTTCCTTCGCACCGCATTCTGGCGCTGCTGCGCGGCGAGAAGGAAGAGGTGCTGTCGCTCGATTTCGGTGACGGCGAAGATCCGGAGTCGAAAGAACCGACCCAATACGAGAACCGCATCGCCGCGACCTTCGGCATCGCCCGCAAGGGCCGCCCGGCCGATGGCTTCCTGTCGGATTGCGTGCGCTGGGCGTGGCGGACCCGGATCAAGACCGCGCTGGCGCTCGATATGCGGATGCGGCTGTGGCAGCAGGCCGAGACCGAGGCGGTGCGGGTGTTTGCGGCGAATCTGCGCGACCTGCTGCTCGCCGCGCCGGCCGGCGGCCGCGCGACGCTCGGGCTCGATCCGGGCTTCCGAACCGGCGTGAAGGTCGCGGTGATCGACCGCACCGGCAAGATGGTCGACCACGCCACCATCTATCCGCACGAGCCGCAGCGGCAATGGAACGAGAGCATGCTGACGCTGGCGCAGCTGTGCGTGAAGCATCGAATCGAGCTGGTGGCGATCGGCAATGGCACCGCCTCGCGCGAGACCGAGAAGCTGGTCACTGATCTGATGAAGGCCAAGCCGGATCTGAAGCTGACCAAGGCGATCGTGTCGGAAGCCGGCGCGTCGGTGTACTCGGCCTCGGAATTCGCCTCCAAGGAATTCCCCGATCTCGACGTCTCGATCCGCGGCGCGGTGTCGATCGCGCGGCGCTTGCAGGATCCGCTCGGCGAACTCGTGAAGGTGCCGCCGCAGTCGATCGGCGTCGGCCAGTATCAGCATGACCTCAATCAGCACGCGCTGGCGCGCGCGCTGGACGCCACGGTGGAAGACTGCGTGAACGCGGTCGGCGTCGATCTCAACACCGCGTCGGCGCCGCTGCTCGCGCGGGTGTCGGGCATCGGCGAGACGCTGGCGACCAACATCGTGGCGCACCGCGACGCCAACGGCCCGTTCCCGAGCCGCGACAAGCTGAAGGAAGTGCCTCGGCTGGGGCCGAAGGCGTTCGAACAGTGCGCCGGGTTCTTGCGGATCCGCGACGGCGAAAACCCGCTCGACGCCTCCGGCGTGCATCCGGAATCCTATCCGATCGTCAAGAAAATCCTGGCTGCCACCAAGAGCGACATCAAGGCGCTGATCGGCCAGACCAAAATGCTGCAGGGGCTCAAGCCGCAGGCCTTCGCGGACGAGAAGTTCGGTATCCCGACCGTCAGCGACATTCTGAAAGAGCTGGAAAAGCCCGGCCGCGACCCGCGTCCCGAGTTCAAGACCGCGACCTTCCAGGAGGGCGTCGAGAAGATCACTGACTTGAAGCCCGGCATGATCCTGGAAGCGACCATCACCAACGTCGCGGCGTTCGGCGCTTTCGCCGATATCGGCGTGCATCAGGACGGTCTGATCCACATCTCGGCGATGTCGGAGCGACGCATCAACGATCCGCGCGAAGTGGTGAAGCCGGGCCAGGTGGTGAAGGTCAAGGTGCTCGAGGTCGACGTGCCGCGTAACCGCATCGGCCTGACGCTGCGGATGTCCGACCCGATTCCCGCGCCCGGCGAACGCCGCAGCGGCGGCGGTGGCGGTGGCGCCAGCGCCAAGCTGGTCGACCGCTACAAGCCGCGCCAGGAAGCCCCGAGCGGCGGCGGCGCATTCGCCGCGGCGCTGGCGAAGGCGGCCGAGAAGGGACGCAGCAAAGGGCGGTAG
- a CDS encoding amino acid permease, with amino-acid sequence MAGIWTRKSLSSLQIEAAAGDSGDGEVRHLKRSLSAVNLVALGVGGIIGAGIFVLTGHAAAANAGPAVSLSFLLGAITCAFAGLCYAEMASTVPVSGSAYTYAYATIGELVAWIIGWDLILEYAVGAITVAIGWSGYFVSLLGNFGIHLPPQFTTAPLAYDAATHAWSTTGAFLNLPAIAIVVAIATLLVIGIQESARFNNVIVGIKLTVIALFLIFAAPMVTPANWVTAANPDGAFIPPAQENGIFGWSGVLRGAAVVFFAFIGFDAVSTAAQEAKNPQRDMPLGILGSLAICTVLYVSVAFVLTGIVPYDRLNVPDPIAVGIDAAGIGWLSSIVKIGVVTGLTSVILVLMLGQTRVLRAMAHDGLMPRSAAATHPRFRTPHVATIGTGVIVAGLAGVLPIGLVGELVSIGTLFAFAVVCVGVLALRIKHPEQHRPFKVPAIWLVAPAGAIVSFILMLGLPLDTWIRLAVWLAIGLAIYFLYGRHHSKPARR; translated from the coding sequence GTGGCCGGGATCTGGACGCGTAAATCGCTGAGCAGCCTGCAAATCGAGGCTGCGGCCGGGGACAGCGGCGACGGCGAGGTCCGCCACCTGAAGCGGTCGCTGTCGGCAGTCAATCTGGTCGCCCTCGGGGTCGGCGGCATCATCGGTGCCGGCATCTTCGTGCTCACCGGCCACGCCGCCGCCGCCAATGCCGGGCCGGCGGTGTCGCTGTCGTTCCTGCTCGGCGCGATCACCTGCGCGTTCGCCGGGCTGTGCTACGCCGAGATGGCCTCGACCGTGCCGGTCTCCGGCAGCGCCTACACCTATGCGTATGCGACGATCGGCGAGCTGGTGGCCTGGATCATCGGCTGGGACCTGATCCTGGAATACGCGGTCGGCGCCATCACGGTGGCGATCGGCTGGTCCGGTTACTTCGTCAGTCTGCTCGGCAATTTCGGCATTCATCTGCCGCCGCAGTTCACCACGGCGCCGCTCGCCTACGACGCCGCAACCCACGCCTGGTCGACCACCGGGGCGTTTCTCAACCTGCCGGCAATAGCGATCGTCGTCGCGATCGCCACACTGCTGGTGATCGGGATCCAGGAATCGGCGCGGTTCAACAACGTCATCGTCGGCATCAAGCTGACGGTGATCGCGCTGTTTCTGATCTTCGCCGCTCCGATGGTGACGCCGGCCAACTGGGTGACGGCGGCCAATCCGGATGGCGCGTTCATTCCACCGGCGCAGGAGAACGGCATCTTCGGCTGGTCCGGCGTGCTGCGCGGCGCCGCGGTGGTGTTCTTCGCCTTCATCGGGTTCGACGCGGTCTCGACCGCCGCACAGGAAGCCAAGAACCCGCAGCGCGACATGCCGCTCGGCATCCTCGGCTCGCTGGCGATCTGCACCGTGCTGTATGTCTCGGTCGCATTCGTGCTGACCGGGATCGTGCCATACGACCGGCTCAACGTGCCCGATCCGATCGCGGTCGGGATCGACGCCGCCGGGATCGGCTGGCTGTCCTCGATCGTCAAGATCGGCGTCGTCACCGGGCTGACCTCGGTGATCCTGGTGCTGATGCTCGGGCAGACCCGCGTGCTGCGGGCGATGGCGCATGACGGCCTGATGCCGAGGAGCGCCGCCGCCACCCACCCGCGCTTCCGCACCCCGCATGTCGCCACCATCGGCACTGGCGTGATCGTCGCCGGCCTCGCCGGGGTGCTGCCGATCGGACTGGTCGGCGAATTGGTCAGCATCGGCACGCTGTTCGCGTTCGCGGTGGTCTGCGTCGGTGTGCTGGCGCTGCGGATCAAGCATCCCGAGCAGCACCGCCCGTTCAAGGTGCCGGCGATCTGGCTGGTGGCGCCGGCCGGGGCGATCGTATCGTTCATCCTGATGCTTGGCCTGCCGCTCGATACCTGGATACGGCTGGCGGTGTGGCTGGCGATCGGCCTTGCGATCTACTTCCTGTACGGCCGTCATCACAGCAAGCCCGCGAGGCGCTAA